A single Lynx canadensis isolate LIC74 chromosome D2, mLynCan4.pri.v2, whole genome shotgun sequence DNA region contains:
- the ADO gene encoding 2-aminoethanethiol dioxygenase, translating into MPRDNMASLIQRIARQACLTFRGSGGCRSASDHGAAPGSEAPMPQGFPENLSKLKNLLTQVRAEDLNIAPRKATVQPLPPNLPPVTYMHIYETDGFSLGVFLLKSGTSIPLHDHPGMHGMLKVLYGTVRISCMDKLEAGGGQRPRAPPPEQQFEPPLKARERDAVRLGVLRSRAEYTEASGPCVLTPHQDNLHQIDAVDGPAAFLDILAPPYDPDDGRDCHYYRVLEPVRDKELSGSACDLPREVWLLETPQADDFWCEGEPYPGPKVFP; encoded by the coding sequence ATGCCCCGAGACAACATGGCCTCCCTGATCCAACGGATCGCCCGCCAGGCGTGTCTCACCTTCCGGGGCAGCGGGGGCTGCCGCAGCGCTTCCGACCACGGCGCGGCGCCGGGCTCCGAGGCCCCTATGCCTCAGGGCTTCCCGGAGAACCTGAGCAAGCTGAAGAATCTGCTGACCCAAGTCCGCGCGGAGGACCTGAACATCGCCCCGCGCAAGGCCACGGTGCAGCCGTTGCCGCCCAACCTACCACCGGTCACCTATATGCACATTTACGAAACCGACGGCTTCAGCCTCGGCGTGTTCCTGCTCAAGAGCGGCACGTCCATTCCGCTTCATGACCACCCGGGCATGCACGGCATGCTCAAAGTGCTCTACGGCACCGTGCGCATCAGCTGCATGGACAAGCTGGAGGCGGGCGGCGGGCAGCGGCCACGGGCCCCGCCGCCAGAGCAGCAGTTCGAGCCGCCGCTGAAAGCCCGGGAGCGGGACGCCGTGCGGCTGGGCGTGCTGCGCTCGAGGGCCGAGTACACCGAGGCCAGCGGCCCCTGCGTCCTCACCCCACACCAGGACAACCTGCACCAGATCGACGCTGTGGACGGGCCCGCCGCCTTCCTGGACATTCTGGCCCCGCCCTATGACCCGGACGATGGCCGGGACTGCCACTATTACCGGGTGCTGGAGCCTGTCAGGGACAAGGAGCTCTCCGGCTCGGCCTGCGACCTGCCCAGAGAGGTGTGGCTCCTGGAGACCCCTCAAGCCGATGACTTCTGGTGCGAGGGGGAGCCCTATCCAGGTCCCAAGGTCTTCCCTTGA
- the EGR2 gene encoding E3 SUMO-protein ligase EGR2 isoform X2, translating to MNGVAGDGMINIDMTGEKRSLDLPYPSSFAPVSAPRNQTFTYMGKFSIDPQYPGASCYPEGIINIVSAGILQGVTSPASTTASSSATSASPNPLATGPLGVCTMSQTQPDLDHLYSPPPPPPPYSGCAGDLYQDPSAFLSAATTSTSSSLAYPPPPSYPSPKPATDPGLFPMIPDYPGFFPSQCQRDLHGTAGPDRKPFPCPLDSLRVPPPLTPLSTIRNFTLAGPSAGAAGPGASGGSEGPRLPGSSSAAAAAAAYNPHHLPLRPILRPRKYPNRPSKTPVHERPYPCPAEGCDRRFSRSDELTRHIRIHTGHKPFQCRICMRNFSRSDHLTTHIRTHTGEKPFACDYCGRKFARSDERKRHTKIHLRQKERKSSAPSSSVPAASAASCTGGTQAGGALCSSNSGTIGGGSLAPCSSRTRTP from the coding sequence atGGCATGATCAACATTGACATGACTGGAGAGAAGAGGTCCTTGGATCTCCCATATCCCAGCAGCTTTGCTCCTGTCTCTGCACCTAGAAACCAGACCTTCACGTACATGGGCAAGTTCTCCATTGACCCCCAGTACCCTGGTGCCAGCTGCTACCCAGAAGGCATCATCAATATTGTGAGTGCAGGCATCCTGCAAGGGGTTACCTCCCCAGCTTCGACCACAGCCTCATCCAGCgccacctctgcctcccccaacccACTGGCCACAGGACCCCTGGGTGTGTGCACCATGTCTCAGACCCAGCCTGACCTGGACCATCTCTACTCTCCACCGCCACCACCTCCTCCTTATTCTGGCTGCGCAGGAGACCTCTACCAGGACCCCTCGGCATTCCTGTCAGCAGCCACCACCTCCACATCCTCCTCCCTGGCCTACCCACCGCCTCCTTCCTACCCCTCCCCTAAGCCAGCCACGGACCCGGGTCTCTTTCCCATGATCCCGGACTATCCTGGATTCTTCCCATCACAGTGCCAGAGAGACCTACATGGTACAGCTGGCCCAGACCGCAAACCCTTTCCCTGCCCCCTGGACTCCTTGCgagtccctcctccactcactccgCTCTCCACCATTCGCAACTTTACCCTGGCGGGTCCCAGTGCTGGGGCCGCGGGGCCAGGGGCCAGTGGAGGCAGTGAGGGACCCCGGCTGCCTGGCAGCAGCTCGGCAGCAGCCGCTGCCGCTGCCTATAACCCGCACCACCTGCCGCTGCGGCCCATTCTGAGGCCTCGCAAGTACCCCAACAGGCCTAGCAAGACCCCAGTGCATGAGAGGCCCTACCCGTGCCCAGCAGAAGGCTGTGACCGGCGCTTCTCCCGCTCTGATGAGCTGACCAGACACATCCGCATCCACACGGGACACAAACCCTTCCAGTGTCGGATTTGCATGCGCAACTTCAGCCGCAGTGACCATCTCACTACCCACATCCGCACCCACACTGGCGAGAAGCCCTTTGCCTGTGACTACTGCGGCCGCAAGTTCGCCCGGAGTGACGAGAGGAAGCGCCACACCAAGATCCACCTGAGACAGAAGGAGCGCAAAAGCAGTGCGCCTTCCTCATCCGTGCCAGCTGCCTCCGCAGCCTCTTGCACTGGAGGCACGCAGGCTGGGGGGGCCCTGTGCAGCAGCAACAGTGGCACTATCGGCGGCGGGTCCCTTGCCCCTTGCTCCTCTCGGACCCGGACACCTTGA